Part of the Bacillus solimangrovi genome, AGTATGGTTTTTTATCACATCGATTGTCGTTATGCTCGGTTCACTAATCGCTGTTTTAGGTGGAACTGCATTAGAGTTATATACAATTGGTCCTACTTTCGTAAAGGTAATAGTAGGTATCCAAATTGCTGTTTTGGTAATAGGTGCAGCAGGCTTTGTCTTATGGGGAAGAACAGCTTTTAAACAAAATAACTGAGGTGCTTCTAATATTGAAGTGCCTCAGTTATTTTTATAGTAAGGAATCATATAATATAAAGAGAATATCCCTTCTATATATGAATATTGTTTATGAAAAAGTAAGGACAATTTGAAGTTCATCACACGATAACTCATATCTTATGCAACCACACGATTTTTTGCTTTATCAATGATAGGTTTACATTTTTTTCTGATGGAAGTAATGTTTATTCACTTTGCTCATTGATGATTGAGCGCCAATTTAGATCACCACGTTCTAATCCATGTATTAAAATTTCAGCTGATCCCATGTTTGTTGCAAGAGGAATGTTATGTACATCACACAAACGCAATAATGCAGAAACATCAGGTTCATGAGGTTGTGCAGTTAACGGATCACGGAAGAAGATGACCATATCCATTTTATTTTGCGCGATTAAAGCGCCAATTTCTTGATCGCCCCCAAGAGGTCCAGATTGGAAACGATGAACATGAAGTCCGGTTGCTTCCATGATTTTCAGTCCTGTTGTTCCAGTAGCATGAAGATCATGCTTTTCTAAAATATGTTTATAGGCTGTAGAAAACTGAATCATATCTTTTTTCTTTTTATCATGTGCAATTAGTGCGACTTTTACTTTCATTGTTAGTCCTCCTAAGTTGATAAAAA contains:
- the mgsA gene encoding methylglyoxal synthase, with translation MKVKVALIAHDKKKKDMIQFSTAYKHILEKHDLHATGTTGLKIMEATGLHVHRFQSGPLGGDQEIGALIAQNKMDMVIFFRDPLTAQPHEPDVSALLRLCDVHNIPLATNMGSAEILIHGLERGDLNWRSIINEQSE